One Hordeum vulgare subsp. vulgare chromosome 4H, MorexV3_pseudomolecules_assembly, whole genome shotgun sequence DNA window includes the following coding sequences:
- the LOC123450727 gene encoding uncharacterized protein LOC123450727, with amino-acid sequence MAINILNLTTSSSGCERNWSTFEMVDAKRRNKLDVARRDNLVYIQFNGRMIDKRKKLSSSSDVLLGEDASRAQGWICEDAYTDEVIDPTTGMPCNIIDEEMEESEHVQLHRSARVRELHEVEEFIEDDDNESDHEIEDDGIDYESDDDSVMATKDDDHEEDPPQL; translated from the exons ATGGCCATAAACATACTCAACTTGACCACAAGTTCATCCGGATGTGAAAGAAATTGGAGCACGTTTGAAATG GTGGATGCAAAGAGGAGAAATAAACTAGATGTGGCTCGTAGGGACAATCTAGTTTATATCCAATTCAATGGAAGGATgattgataaaagaaagaagttaTCCTCTTCTAGTGATGTTCTTCTTGGTGAAGATGCATCACGAGCACAAGGTTGGATATGTGAAGATGCATATACCGATGAGGTGATTGATCCCACTACGGGCATGCCATGCAACATCATTGATGAAGAAATGGAGGAAAGTGAACATGTGCAGCTTCATAGGAGTGCAAGAGTTAGAGAACTCCATGAAGTTGAAGAATTCAttgaggatgatgataatgaatCTGATCATGAGATAGAAGATGATGGGATTGAttatgagtctgatgatgatagCGTTATGGCAACCAAGGACGATGATCATGAGGAGGACCCCCCGCAACTTTGA